In one Castor canadensis chromosome 15, mCasCan1.hap1v2, whole genome shotgun sequence genomic region, the following are encoded:
- the Atxn1l gene encoding ataxin-1-like has translation MKPVHERSQECLPPKKRDLPVTSEDMGRTTSCSTNHTPSGDASEWSRGVVVAGQSQAGARVSLGGDGAEAITGLTVDQYGMLYKVAVPPATFSPTGLPSVVNMSPLPPTFNVASSLIQHPGIHYPPIHYAQLPSTSLQFIGSPYSLPYAVPPNFLPSPLLSPSANLATSHLPHFVPYASLLAEEATPPPQASSPAHSFNKAPSATSSPGQLPHHSSTQPLDLAPGRMPIYYQMSRLPAGYTLHETPPAGASPVLTPQEGQSALEATAANGGHRLRERNLVRRESEALESPSSKGEGQGLVPVAECVVDGQLFSGSQTPRVEVVAPVHRGTPDTDLEVQRVVGALASQDYRAVAAQRKDEPSPLNLSHHTPDHQGEGRGSARNPTELAEKNQACGFYPQSHQEPVKHRPLPKAMVVANGNLVPTGTDPGLLPVGSEILVASSLDMQARVTFLDKEPTPPSSHLPSHFMKGAIIQLATGELKRVEDLQTQDFVRSAEVSGGLKIDSSTVVDIQESQWPGFVMLHFVVGEQQSKVSIEVPPEHPFFVYGQGWSSCSPGRTAQLFSLPCHRLQVGDVCISISLQSLNSNSVSQASCVPPGQLGTPQERPERTVLGPRDLCDSEGKSQPAGEGSCAVEPSQPEPGAQACWPAPSFQRYSMQGEEARAAMLRPSFIPQEVKLSIEGRSNAGK, from the coding sequence ATGAAACCTGTTCATGAGAGGAGTCAGGAATGCCTTCCACCAAAGAAACGAGACCTCCCTGTGACCAGCGAGGATATGGGGAGAACTACCAGCTGCTCCACAAACCACACACCCTCCGGTGATGCCTCTGAATGGTCCCGAGGGGTTGTGGTGGCCGGGCAGAGCCAGGCTGGAGCCAGAGTCAGCCTGGGGGGTGATGGAGCTGAGGCCATCACTGGTCTGACGGTAGATCAGTATGGCATGCTATATAAGGTGGCTGTGCCACCTGCCACCTTTTCACCAACTGGCCTCCCGTCTGTGGTGAACATGAGCCCCTTGCCTCCCACGTTTAATGTAGCGTCTTCACTGATTCAACATCCAGGAATCCACTATCCCCCAATCCACTATGCTCAGCTCCCGTCCACCTCACTGCAGTTTATTGGGTCCCCTTATAGCCTTCCCTATGCTGTGCCACCTAATTTCCTACCAAgtcccctcctttctccttctgccAACCTTGCCACCTCTCACCTTCCACATTTTGTGCCATATGCCTCACTCCTGGCAGAAGAAGCCACTCCTCCCCCACAGGCTTCGTCCCCGGCACACTCATTTAACAAAGCCCCTTCTGCCACCTCCTCACCTGGCCAGTTGCCACATCACTCAAGTACTCAGCCACTGGACCTCGCTCCAGGCCGGATGCCCATTTATTATCAGATGTCTAGACTACCTGCTGGGTATACCTTGCATGAAACCCCTCCAGCAGGTGCCAGCCCTGTTCTTACCCCTCAGGAGGGTCAGTCTGCTCTAGAAGCAACTGCTGCCAATGGAGGACATAGACTGCGAGAGCGAAATTTAGTAAGACGGGAAAGTGAAGCCCTTGAATCCCCCAGCAGCAAGGGTGAAGGTCAAGGACTGGTTCCAGTGGCAGAATGTGTGGTGGATGGACAGTTGTTTTCAGGTTCTCAGACTCCACGAGTGGAGGTGGTGGCGCCAGTACACCGAGGGACCCCAGACACTGACCTCGAGGTCCAGCGGGTGGTTGGTGCTTTAGCTTCTCAGGACTATCGTGCAGTGGCAGCTCAGAGGAAGGATGAACCCAGCCCTCTCAACCTGTCCCATCATACCCCTGACCATCAGGGTGAGGGACGAGGGTCAGCCAGGAACCCTACAGAGCTGGCAGAGAAAAATCAAGCCTGTGGGTTCTACCCTCAGTCCCATCAGGAACCGGTGAAACACAGACCTTTACCCAAAGCAATGGTTGTAGCCAATGGCAACCTGGTGCCCACTGGAACTGACCCAGGCCTACTGCCTGTGGGCTCGGAGATCCTGGTAGCATCAAGTCTGGACATGCAAGCCAGAGTCACCTTCCTAGACAAGGAGCCAACGCCGCCCTCCTCTCACTTGCCCTCCCATTTCATGAAAGGCGCCATCATCCAGCTGGCTACAGGGGAGTTGAAGAGGGTGGAGGATCTTCAGACCCAGGATTTTGTGCGCAGTGCCGAAGTGAGTGGGGGGCTGAAGATTGACTCTAGCACAGTTGTCGACATTCAGGAGAGCCAGTGGCCTGGATTTGTCATGCTGCACTTCGTAGTTGGTGAGCAGCAGAGCAAAGTGAGCATTGAGGTGCCCCCCGAGCACCCCTTCTTTGTATACGGCCAGGGTTGGTCCTCCTGCAGCCCTGGGCGGACTGCACAACTCTTCTCTCTGCCCTGCCATCGGCTACAGGTGGGAGATGTCTGCATCTCTATCAGTTTACAGAGCTTGAACAGTAACTCAGTTTCTCAGGCCAGCTGCGTTCCCCCAGGCCAGCTGGGTACCCCCCAAGAAAGGCCTGAGAGGACAGTTTTGGGGCCCAGAGACCTATGTGACAGTGAGGGGAAGAGCCAGCCTGCAGGAGAGGGCTCCTGTGCAGTAGAGCCCTCTCAGCCTGAGCCTGGTGCTCAGGCCTGCTGGCCAGCCCCAAGCTTCCAAAGATACAGCATGCAAGGGGAGGAGGCACGGGCTGCAATGCTCCGTCCCTCTTTCATTCCACAGGAGGTCAAACTGTCCATCGAAGGGCGTTCCAATGCGGGAAAATGA